The following are from one region of the Procambarus clarkii isolate CNS0578487 chromosome 52, FALCON_Pclarkii_2.0, whole genome shotgun sequence genome:
- the LOC138352134 gene encoding uncharacterized protein has translation MRQSSVSLNDCLQTGPSLTQRLHDVLLKFRIGIYAYTADISKAFLRVGLQEEDRNYTMFLWIKDPNNPNSELITYRFASVLFGATSSPFLLQATLDTHLKKSNSPNKMEISKNLYVNNFQETTNSEILVDSDGPRSEWPRGQIVSVHLDSQGILRIVKVKCRGNTTLKTLEKLVPLELPRKEDVQRLPQPYTPLRDIRSQRTAAQQCKLKFKRHYNSEGEE, from the exons atgaggcagagtagtgtttcgttaaatgattgccttcaaactggccctagcctgacacaaaggcttcatgacgtgctgttaaagttccgTATTGGGAtttatgcatatacggccgacatcagcaaggctttccttagggtaggtcttcaagaagaagaccggaactacacaatgttcctatggatcaaggatcctaacAATCCgaacagtgaattaatcacttacCGGTTTGCGTCCGTATTGTTCGGCGCCACCTCATCACCATTTCTGCTCCAAGCTACCTtagatacgcacttgaagaagtccaatagcccgaacaagaTGGAAATTAGTAAAAACCTGTATGTGAATAATTTTCAAGAAACAACCAACAGTGAGA TTCTCgtggatagtgatggaccacgctcagagtggcctaggggtcaaatagtctctgttcatctggacagccagggcatcttgagaatagtgaaagtaaaatgcagaggcaacactactctcaaaactttagagaaattagttcctttagaactgCCAAGGAAAGAAGATGTTCAACGACTTCCACAACCCTATACGCCATTACGGGATATACGTTCCCAAAGGACTGCAGCACAACAATGTAAACTTAAATTTAAGCGgcactataattctgaaggagaagaataa